The DNA sequence GGACCGGCAGTTGATCTACAGTTTCGAAGAAGGTCACTTCTCTCGGATAACAAGTATGTCAGACGTCACAACGACAAACAACACGGACTTTTCCATCCGCATCAGCAACCTCACCCTCGCAGACGCTGGCACCTACTACTGCTTGATGCTCAGGACAATAAGCGATGGCAACGTGGAAGTGAAGTCTGGACCAGGCACCCTGATACTTGTGCGTAGTAAGTCCAGATCCCTAGAGCTCTAGATAAGTTGTTCCTAGAAAAGTCACAAGCCCTGGGAGCTCAGCCCTCTTTGTTAGCTCT is a window from the Urocitellus parryii isolate mUroPar1 chromosome 6, mUroPar1.hap1, whole genome shotgun sequence genome containing:
- the LOC113192079 gene encoding signal-regulatory protein beta-1-like; translation: MPTPTSRPRLPLVPLLLPLLLGLSGVAGEEEPQVIQPVKSVSVAAGQSASLRCIVTSLLPVRSIKWFKGTERDRQLIYSFEEGHFSRITSMSDVTTTNNTDFSIRISNLTLADAGTYYCLMLRTISDGNVEVKSGPGTLILVRSKSRSLEL